The Globicephala melas chromosome 20, mGloMel1.2, whole genome shotgun sequence genome contains a region encoding:
- the GUCY2D gene encoding retinal guanylyl cyclase 1 isoform X1: MTARALLAGGLRDPGLCAPTREAPSPPGLPRTPSRPRPLLRPLLLLLPLLLLPRPALSAVFTVGVLGPWACDPIFARARPDLAARLAAARLNHEAALEDGPRFEVALLPEPCRTPGSLGAVSSALTRVSGLVGPVNPAACRPAELLAQEAGIALVPWGCPGMRAAGTTAPAVTPAADALYALLRAFRWAHVAVVTAPQDLWVEAGRALSTALRARGLPVALVTSMEPSDLSGAREALRRVQGGPRVRAVIMVMHSVLLGGEEQRCLLEAAEELGLADGSLVFLPFDTLHYALSPGPDALAVLANSSQLRKAHDAVLTLTRHCPPGGSVLDSLRRAQEHQELPPDLNLQQVSPLFGTIYDSVFLLAGGVARARAAAGGGWVSGAAVARHVRDAQVPGFCGALGGAEEPSFVLLDTDAAGDRLFTTYVLNPTRGFFRSAGTPVHFPRGGRGPGPDPSCWFDPDVICNGGVEPGVVFIGFLLVVLMGLTGAFLAHYFRHRLLHIQMVSGPNKIILTLDDVTFLPPQRSSSRKVAQGSRWSLAARSLSDIRSIHSQSPDYTNIGLYEGDWVWLKKFPGEQHIAIRPATKMAFSKIRELRHENVALYLGLFLAGGAGGAAAPGEGMLAVVSEHCARGSLQDLLAQRDIKLDWMFKSSLLLDLIKGIRYLHHRGVAHGRLKSRNCVVDGRFVLKVTDHGHGRLLEAQRVLPEPPSAEDQLWTAPELLRDPALERRGTLAGDVFSLGIIMQEVVCRSAPYAMLELTPEEVVKRVQSPPPLCRPSVSMDQAPMECIQLMKQCWAEQPELRPSMDRTFELFKSINKGRKMNIIDSMLRMLEQYSSNLEDLIRERTEELELEKQKTDRLLTQMLPPSVAEALKMGTPVEPEYFEEVTLYFSDIVGFTTISAMSEPIEVVDLLNDLYTLFDAIIGSHDVYKVETIGDAYMVASGLPQRNGQRHAAEIANMALDILSAVGTFRMRHMPEVPVRIRIGLHSGPCVAGVVGLTMPRYCLFGDTVNTASRMESTGLPYRIHVNRSTVEILCALNEGFQTEVRGRTELKVRPGWKTQLATPGSTETSRSTGPHLSPPESFPPPCLPRARAARKRTGWWADAASTSPSPNRLTCNRGPATTASACRVSRLSAARSWRRRGRASFPESEAGPGTRYCPLGSHAPQTPGATHMLPGGRAPLPQPEDLALPACRTSHSSQVSPSFSDLVSPGWFLNPGISQPQGPWFGRSGVGQESRLENDSPLLR, from the exons ATGACCGCCCGCGCCCTCCTCGCGGGTGGGCTTCGGGATCCCGGGCTCTGCGCCCCCACGCGGGAGGCTCCGTCTCCGCCCGGCCTTCCCCGGACGCCGTCCCGGCCCCGGCCTCTGCTGCgccccctgctgctgctgctgccgctgctgctccTGCCGCGCCCCGCCCTCTCCGCTGTGTTCACAGTTGGGGtgctgggcccctgggcctgcgACCCCATCTTCGCCCGTGCCCGCCCGGACCTGGCCGCCCGCCTGGCCGCCGCCCGCCTGAACCACGAAGCTGCCCTGGAGGACGGCCCCCGCTTCGAGGTCGCGCTGCTGCCCGAGCCGTGCCGGACGCCGGGCTCCCTGGGGGCGGTATCCTCCGCGCTCACCCGCGTCTCGGGCCTCGTGGGGCCGGTGAACCCCGCAGCCTGCCGGCCGGCGGAGCTACTAGCTCAAGAGGCGGGGATCGCCCTGGTTCCCTGGGGCTGCCCCGGAATGCGGGCGGCGGGCACCACGGCTCCCGCGGTGACGCCCGCGGCGGATGCGCTCTACGCCCTCCTGCGCGCGTTCCGCTGGGCGCACGTGGCCGTGGTCACCGCCCCCCAGGACCTGTGGGTGGAGGCGGGACGCGCACTTTCCACGGCGCTCAGGGCCCGGGGTCTGCCCGTTGCCCTGGTGACCTCTATGGAGCCCTCGGACCTGTCTGGAGCCCGGGAGGCCCTGAGGAGGGTCCAAGGTGGACCCAGAGTCAGAG CAGTGATCATGGTGATGCACTCGGTCCTGCTGGGCGGTGAGGAGCAGCGCTGCCTGCTGGAGGCTGCAGAGGAGCTGGGCTTGGCTGATGGGTCCCTGGTCTTCCTGCCCTTCGACACGCTGCACTACGCCTTGTCTCCAGGCCCGGACGCCTTGGCCGTGCTCGCCAACAGCTCACAGCTTCGCAAGGCCCACGATGCGGTGCTCACCCTCACGCGTCACTGTCCCCCGGGAGGCAGCGTGCTGGACAGTCTGCGCAGGGCCCAAGAGCATCAGGAGCTGCCCCCTGACCTCAATCTGCAGCAG GTATCCCCTCTCTTCGGCACCATCTATGACTCGGTCTTCTTGTTGGCCGGGGGCGTGGCGCGAGCACGGGCGGCTGCAGGTGGCGGCTGGGTGTCCGGAGCAGCCGTGGCCCGCCACGTCCGGGATGCCCAGGTCCCCGGCTTCTGTGGGGCCCTGGGAGGAGCCGAGGAGCCCTCCTTTGTGCTGCTGGACACGGATGCAGCCGGGGACCGGCTGTTCACCACATACGTGCTGAACCCCACCCGGGGCTTCTTCCGCTCCGCCGGAACCCCGGTGCATTTTCCTAGAGGGGGACGGGGGCCTGGGCCCGACCCCTCGTGTTGGTTCGACCCAGACGTCATCTGCAACGGAG GAGTGGAGCCCGGCGTCGTCTTTATTGGCTTCCTCCTGGTGGTTTTGATGGGGCTGACAGGGGCCTTCCTGGCCCATTATTTTAG GCACCGGCTACTTCACATCCAAATGGTCTCCGGCCCCAACAAGATCATCCTGACTCTGGATGACGTCACCTTCCTCCCCCCGCAGAGGAGCAGCTCTCGGAAG GTGGCCCAGGGGAGTCGATGGAGTCTGGCCGCCCGCAGCTTGTCAGACATTCGCAGCATCCACAGCCAGAGCCCGGATTACACCAACATTGGCCTCTATGAG GGAGACTGGGTTTGGCTGAAGAAATTCCCGGGGGAACAGCACATAGCTATCCGCCCAGCGACCAAGATGGCCTTCTCCAAG atcCGGGAGCTCCGGCATGAGAACGTGGCTCTCTACCTGGGGCTCTTCCTGGCGGGGGGAGCTGGCGGTGCCGCGGCCCCCGGGGAAGGGATGCTGGCTGTGGTCTCAGAGCACTGTGCCCGTGGCTCCCTCCAAGACCTCCTCGCTCAGAGAGACATAAAGCTGGACTGGATGTTCAAGTCCTCCCTCCTACTGGACCTCATCAAG GGAATAAGGTATCTGCACCATCGAGGCGTGGCCCACGGGCGGCTGAAGTCACGGAACTGCGTGGTGGACGGGAGGTTCGTGCTTAAAGTCACCGACCACGGTCATGGGCGACTGCTGGAAGCGCAGAGGGTGTTACCGGAGCCTCCCAGCGCGGAGG ACCAGCTATGGACAGCCCCGGAGCTGCTTCGGGACCCGGCCCTGGAGCGCCGGGGAACGCTGGCCGGCGACGTCTTCAGTCTGGGCATCATCATGCAAGAGGTCGTGTGCCGCAGCGCCCCTTACGCCATGCTGGAGCTGACTCCCGAGG AAGTGGTGAAGAGGGTACAGAGCCCCCCTCCGCTGTGTCGGCCCTCGGTGTCCATGGACCAGGCGCCCATGGAGTGCATCCAGCTGATGAAACAGTGCTGGGCAGAGCAGCCGGAACTTCGGCCCTCCATGGACCGCACCTTCGAGCTg TTCAAGAGCATCAACAAGGGCCGGAAGATGAACATCATTGACTCGATGCTGCGGATGCTGGAGCAGTACTCCAGCAACCTGGAGGACCTGATCCGGGAGCGCACtgaggagctggagctggaaaAGCAGAAGACAGACCGGCTGCTCACACAGATGCTGCCTCC GTCTGTGGCTGAGGCGCTGAAGATGGGGACACCTGTGGAGCCCGAGTATTTCGAGGAGGTGACACTGTACTTCAGTGACATTGTGGGTTTCACCACCATCTCAGCCATGAGTGAGCCCATCGAAGTGGTGGACCTGCTCAATGACCTCTACACGCTCTTTGACGCCATCATCGGCTCCCATGATGTCTACAAG GTGGAGACAATCGGGGACGCCTATATGGTGGCCTCAGGGCTGCCCCAACGGAACGGGCAGCGGCATGCAGCAGAGATCGCCAACATGGCTCTGGACATCCTCAGTGCCGTGGGCACCTTCCGCATGCGGCACATGCCCGAGGTGCCCGTGCGCATCCGCATCGGCCTGCACTCGG GCCCGTGCGTGGCGGGCGTGGTGGGCCTCACCATGCCGCGGTACTGCCTGTTTGGGGACACGGTCAACACCGCCTCGCGCATGGAGTCCACCGGGCTGC CTTACCGCATCCACGTGAACCGGAGCACCGTGGAGATTCTCTGCGCCCTAAACGAGGGCTTCCAGACCGAGGTGCGGGGTCGCACGGAGCTGAAGGTGAGGCCGGGCTGGAAGACGCAACTCGCCACGCCCGGTTCCACTGAGACCTCGAGATCCACCGGCCCTCACCTCAGTCCGCCTgagtccttccctcccccgtgTCTCCCCAGGGCAAGGGCTGCGAGGAAACGTACTGGCTGGTGGGCAGACGCGGCTTCGACAAGCCCATCCCCAAACCGCCTGACCTGCAACCGGG GGCCAGCAACCACGGCATCAGCTTGCAGAGTATCCCGCCTGAGCGCCGCCAGAAGCTGGAGAAGGCGAGGCCGGGCCAGTTTTCCGGAAAGTGAGGCTGGGCCTGGGACAAGGTACTGCCCCCTTGGCTCCCACGCCCCACAGACCCCGGGGGCTACACACATGCTTCCTGGAGGACGGGCACCTCTTCCCCAGCCTGAGGACCTAGCCCTGCCTGCCTGCAGAACGTCCCACTCAAGCCAGGTGTCCCCGTCCTTCTCTGACTTGGTGAGCCCAGGCTGGTTCCTAAACCCAGGGATTTCCCAGCCACAGGGACCCTGGTTCGGTAGGTCTGGAGTGGGCCAGGAGTCCAGACTCGAGAATGACTCTCCCCTACTGAGGTGA
- the GUCY2D gene encoding retinal guanylyl cyclase 1 isoform X2, which yields MTARALLAGGLRDPGLCAPTREAPSPPGLPRTPSRPRPLLRPLLLLLPLLLLPRPALSAVFTVGVLGPWACDPIFARARPDLAARLAAARLNHEAALEDGPRFEVALLPEPCRTPGSLGAVSSALTRVSGLVGPVNPAACRPAELLAQEAGIALVPWGCPGMRAAGTTAPAVTPAADALYALLRAFRWAHVAVVTAPQDLWVEAGRALSTALRARGLPVALVTSMEPSDLSGAREALRRVQGGPRVRAVIMVMHSVLLGGEEQRCLLEAAEELGLADGSLVFLPFDTLHYALSPGPDALAVLANSSQLRKAHDAVLTLTRHCPPGGSVLDSLRRAQEHQELPPDLNLQQVSPLFGTIYDSVFLLAGGVARARAAAGGGWVSGAAVARHVRDAQVPGFCGALGGAEEPSFVLLDTDAAGDRLFTTYVLNPTRGFFRSAGTPVHFPRGGRGPGPDPSCWFDPDVICNGGVEPGVVFIGFLLVVLMGLTGAFLAHYFRHRLLHIQMVSGPNKIILTLDDVTFLPPQRSSSRKVAQGSRWSLAARSLSDIRSIHSQSPDYTNIGLYEGDWVWLKKFPGEQHIAIRPATKMAFSKIRELRHENVALYLGLFLAGGAGGAAAPGEGMLAVVSEHCARGSLQDLLAQRDIKLDWMFKSSLLLDLIKGIRYLHHRGVAHGRLKSRNCVVDGRFVLKVTDHGHGRLLEAQRVLPEPPSAEDQLWTAPELLRDPALERRGTLAGDVFSLGIIMQEVVCRSAPYAMLELTPEEVVKRVQSPPPLCRPSVSMDQAPMECIQLMKQCWAEQPELRPSMDRTFELFKSINKGRKMNIIDSMLRMLEQYSSNLEDLIRERTEELELEKQKTDRLLTQMLPPSVAEALKMGTPVEPEYFEEVTLYFSDIVGFTTISAMSEPIEVVDLLNDLYTLFDAIIGSHDVYKVETIGDAYMVASGLPQRNGQRHAAEIANMALDILSAVGTFRMRHMPEVPVRIRIGLHSGPCVAGVVGLTMPRYCLFGDTVNTASRMESTGLPYRIHVNRSTVEILCALNEGFQTEVRGRTELKGKGCEETYWLVGRRGFDKPIPKPPDLQPGASNHGISLQSIPPERRQKLEKARPGQFSGK from the exons ATGACCGCCCGCGCCCTCCTCGCGGGTGGGCTTCGGGATCCCGGGCTCTGCGCCCCCACGCGGGAGGCTCCGTCTCCGCCCGGCCTTCCCCGGACGCCGTCCCGGCCCCGGCCTCTGCTGCgccccctgctgctgctgctgccgctgctgctccTGCCGCGCCCCGCCCTCTCCGCTGTGTTCACAGTTGGGGtgctgggcccctgggcctgcgACCCCATCTTCGCCCGTGCCCGCCCGGACCTGGCCGCCCGCCTGGCCGCCGCCCGCCTGAACCACGAAGCTGCCCTGGAGGACGGCCCCCGCTTCGAGGTCGCGCTGCTGCCCGAGCCGTGCCGGACGCCGGGCTCCCTGGGGGCGGTATCCTCCGCGCTCACCCGCGTCTCGGGCCTCGTGGGGCCGGTGAACCCCGCAGCCTGCCGGCCGGCGGAGCTACTAGCTCAAGAGGCGGGGATCGCCCTGGTTCCCTGGGGCTGCCCCGGAATGCGGGCGGCGGGCACCACGGCTCCCGCGGTGACGCCCGCGGCGGATGCGCTCTACGCCCTCCTGCGCGCGTTCCGCTGGGCGCACGTGGCCGTGGTCACCGCCCCCCAGGACCTGTGGGTGGAGGCGGGACGCGCACTTTCCACGGCGCTCAGGGCCCGGGGTCTGCCCGTTGCCCTGGTGACCTCTATGGAGCCCTCGGACCTGTCTGGAGCCCGGGAGGCCCTGAGGAGGGTCCAAGGTGGACCCAGAGTCAGAG CAGTGATCATGGTGATGCACTCGGTCCTGCTGGGCGGTGAGGAGCAGCGCTGCCTGCTGGAGGCTGCAGAGGAGCTGGGCTTGGCTGATGGGTCCCTGGTCTTCCTGCCCTTCGACACGCTGCACTACGCCTTGTCTCCAGGCCCGGACGCCTTGGCCGTGCTCGCCAACAGCTCACAGCTTCGCAAGGCCCACGATGCGGTGCTCACCCTCACGCGTCACTGTCCCCCGGGAGGCAGCGTGCTGGACAGTCTGCGCAGGGCCCAAGAGCATCAGGAGCTGCCCCCTGACCTCAATCTGCAGCAG GTATCCCCTCTCTTCGGCACCATCTATGACTCGGTCTTCTTGTTGGCCGGGGGCGTGGCGCGAGCACGGGCGGCTGCAGGTGGCGGCTGGGTGTCCGGAGCAGCCGTGGCCCGCCACGTCCGGGATGCCCAGGTCCCCGGCTTCTGTGGGGCCCTGGGAGGAGCCGAGGAGCCCTCCTTTGTGCTGCTGGACACGGATGCAGCCGGGGACCGGCTGTTCACCACATACGTGCTGAACCCCACCCGGGGCTTCTTCCGCTCCGCCGGAACCCCGGTGCATTTTCCTAGAGGGGGACGGGGGCCTGGGCCCGACCCCTCGTGTTGGTTCGACCCAGACGTCATCTGCAACGGAG GAGTGGAGCCCGGCGTCGTCTTTATTGGCTTCCTCCTGGTGGTTTTGATGGGGCTGACAGGGGCCTTCCTGGCCCATTATTTTAG GCACCGGCTACTTCACATCCAAATGGTCTCCGGCCCCAACAAGATCATCCTGACTCTGGATGACGTCACCTTCCTCCCCCCGCAGAGGAGCAGCTCTCGGAAG GTGGCCCAGGGGAGTCGATGGAGTCTGGCCGCCCGCAGCTTGTCAGACATTCGCAGCATCCACAGCCAGAGCCCGGATTACACCAACATTGGCCTCTATGAG GGAGACTGGGTTTGGCTGAAGAAATTCCCGGGGGAACAGCACATAGCTATCCGCCCAGCGACCAAGATGGCCTTCTCCAAG atcCGGGAGCTCCGGCATGAGAACGTGGCTCTCTACCTGGGGCTCTTCCTGGCGGGGGGAGCTGGCGGTGCCGCGGCCCCCGGGGAAGGGATGCTGGCTGTGGTCTCAGAGCACTGTGCCCGTGGCTCCCTCCAAGACCTCCTCGCTCAGAGAGACATAAAGCTGGACTGGATGTTCAAGTCCTCCCTCCTACTGGACCTCATCAAG GGAATAAGGTATCTGCACCATCGAGGCGTGGCCCACGGGCGGCTGAAGTCACGGAACTGCGTGGTGGACGGGAGGTTCGTGCTTAAAGTCACCGACCACGGTCATGGGCGACTGCTGGAAGCGCAGAGGGTGTTACCGGAGCCTCCCAGCGCGGAGG ACCAGCTATGGACAGCCCCGGAGCTGCTTCGGGACCCGGCCCTGGAGCGCCGGGGAACGCTGGCCGGCGACGTCTTCAGTCTGGGCATCATCATGCAAGAGGTCGTGTGCCGCAGCGCCCCTTACGCCATGCTGGAGCTGACTCCCGAGG AAGTGGTGAAGAGGGTACAGAGCCCCCCTCCGCTGTGTCGGCCCTCGGTGTCCATGGACCAGGCGCCCATGGAGTGCATCCAGCTGATGAAACAGTGCTGGGCAGAGCAGCCGGAACTTCGGCCCTCCATGGACCGCACCTTCGAGCTg TTCAAGAGCATCAACAAGGGCCGGAAGATGAACATCATTGACTCGATGCTGCGGATGCTGGAGCAGTACTCCAGCAACCTGGAGGACCTGATCCGGGAGCGCACtgaggagctggagctggaaaAGCAGAAGACAGACCGGCTGCTCACACAGATGCTGCCTCC GTCTGTGGCTGAGGCGCTGAAGATGGGGACACCTGTGGAGCCCGAGTATTTCGAGGAGGTGACACTGTACTTCAGTGACATTGTGGGTTTCACCACCATCTCAGCCATGAGTGAGCCCATCGAAGTGGTGGACCTGCTCAATGACCTCTACACGCTCTTTGACGCCATCATCGGCTCCCATGATGTCTACAAG GTGGAGACAATCGGGGACGCCTATATGGTGGCCTCAGGGCTGCCCCAACGGAACGGGCAGCGGCATGCAGCAGAGATCGCCAACATGGCTCTGGACATCCTCAGTGCCGTGGGCACCTTCCGCATGCGGCACATGCCCGAGGTGCCCGTGCGCATCCGCATCGGCCTGCACTCGG GCCCGTGCGTGGCGGGCGTGGTGGGCCTCACCATGCCGCGGTACTGCCTGTTTGGGGACACGGTCAACACCGCCTCGCGCATGGAGTCCACCGGGCTGC CTTACCGCATCCACGTGAACCGGAGCACCGTGGAGATTCTCTGCGCCCTAAACGAGGGCTTCCAGACCGAGGTGCGGGGTCGCACGGAGCTGAAG GGCAAGGGCTGCGAGGAAACGTACTGGCTGGTGGGCAGACGCGGCTTCGACAAGCCCATCCCCAAACCGCCTGACCTGCAACCGGG GGCCAGCAACCACGGCATCAGCTTGCAGAGTATCCCGCCTGAGCGCCGCCAGAAGCTGGAGAAGGCGAGGCCGGGCCAGTTTTCCGGAAAGTGA
- the GUCY2D gene encoding retinal guanylyl cyclase 1 isoform X3, translating into MTARALLAGGLRDPGLCAPTREAPSPPGLPRTPSRPRPLLRPLLLLLPLLLLPRPALSAVFTVGVLGPWACDPIFARARPDLAARLAAARLNHEAALEDGPRFEVALLPEPCRTPGSLGAVSSALTRVSGLVGPVNPAACRPAELLAQEAGIALVPWGCPGMRAAGTTAPAVTPAADALYALLRAFRWAHVAVVTAPQDLWVEAGRALSTALRARGLPVALVTSMEPSDLSGAREALRRVQGGPRVRGPDALAVLANSSQLRKAHDAVLTLTRHCPPGGSVLDSLRRAQEHQELPPDLNLQQVSPLFGTIYDSVFLLAGGVARARAAAGGGWVSGAAVARHVRDAQVPGFCGALGGAEEPSFVLLDTDAAGDRLFTTYVLNPTRGFFRSAGTPVHFPRGGRGPGPDPSCWFDPDVICNGGVEPGVVFIGFLLVVLMGLTGAFLAHYFRHRLLHIQMVSGPNKIILTLDDVTFLPPQRSSSRKVAQGSRWSLAARSLSDIRSIHSQSPDYTNIGLYEGDWVWLKKFPGEQHIAIRPATKMAFSKIRELRHENVALYLGLFLAGGAGGAAAPGEGMLAVVSEHCARGSLQDLLAQRDIKLDWMFKSSLLLDLIKGIRYLHHRGVAHGRLKSRNCVVDGRFVLKVTDHGHGRLLEAQRVLPEPPSAEDQLWTAPELLRDPALERRGTLAGDVFSLGIIMQEVVCRSAPYAMLELTPEEVVKRVQSPPPLCRPSVSMDQAPMECIQLMKQCWAEQPELRPSMDRTFELFKSINKGRKMNIIDSMLRMLEQYSSNLEDLIRERTEELELEKQKTDRLLTQMLPPSVAEALKMGTPVEPEYFEEVTLYFSDIVGFTTISAMSEPIEVVDLLNDLYTLFDAIIGSHDVYKVETIGDAYMVASGLPQRNGQRHAAEIANMALDILSAVGTFRMRHMPEVPVRIRIGLHSGPCVAGVVGLTMPRYCLFGDTVNTASRMESTGLPYRIHVNRSTVEILCALNEGFQTEVRGRTELKGKGCEETYWLVGRRGFDKPIPKPPDLQPGASNHGISLQSIPPERRQKLEKARPGQFSGK; encoded by the exons ATGACCGCCCGCGCCCTCCTCGCGGGTGGGCTTCGGGATCCCGGGCTCTGCGCCCCCACGCGGGAGGCTCCGTCTCCGCCCGGCCTTCCCCGGACGCCGTCCCGGCCCCGGCCTCTGCTGCgccccctgctgctgctgctgccgctgctgctccTGCCGCGCCCCGCCCTCTCCGCTGTGTTCACAGTTGGGGtgctgggcccctgggcctgcgACCCCATCTTCGCCCGTGCCCGCCCGGACCTGGCCGCCCGCCTGGCCGCCGCCCGCCTGAACCACGAAGCTGCCCTGGAGGACGGCCCCCGCTTCGAGGTCGCGCTGCTGCCCGAGCCGTGCCGGACGCCGGGCTCCCTGGGGGCGGTATCCTCCGCGCTCACCCGCGTCTCGGGCCTCGTGGGGCCGGTGAACCCCGCAGCCTGCCGGCCGGCGGAGCTACTAGCTCAAGAGGCGGGGATCGCCCTGGTTCCCTGGGGCTGCCCCGGAATGCGGGCGGCGGGCACCACGGCTCCCGCGGTGACGCCCGCGGCGGATGCGCTCTACGCCCTCCTGCGCGCGTTCCGCTGGGCGCACGTGGCCGTGGTCACCGCCCCCCAGGACCTGTGGGTGGAGGCGGGACGCGCACTTTCCACGGCGCTCAGGGCCCGGGGTCTGCCCGTTGCCCTGGTGACCTCTATGGAGCCCTCGGACCTGTCTGGAGCCCGGGAGGCCCTGAGGAGGGTCCAAGGTGGACCCAGAGTCAGAG GCCCGGACGCCTTGGCCGTGCTCGCCAACAGCTCACAGCTTCGCAAGGCCCACGATGCGGTGCTCACCCTCACGCGTCACTGTCCCCCGGGAGGCAGCGTGCTGGACAGTCTGCGCAGGGCCCAAGAGCATCAGGAGCTGCCCCCTGACCTCAATCTGCAGCAG GTATCCCCTCTCTTCGGCACCATCTATGACTCGGTCTTCTTGTTGGCCGGGGGCGTGGCGCGAGCACGGGCGGCTGCAGGTGGCGGCTGGGTGTCCGGAGCAGCCGTGGCCCGCCACGTCCGGGATGCCCAGGTCCCCGGCTTCTGTGGGGCCCTGGGAGGAGCCGAGGAGCCCTCCTTTGTGCTGCTGGACACGGATGCAGCCGGGGACCGGCTGTTCACCACATACGTGCTGAACCCCACCCGGGGCTTCTTCCGCTCCGCCGGAACCCCGGTGCATTTTCCTAGAGGGGGACGGGGGCCTGGGCCCGACCCCTCGTGTTGGTTCGACCCAGACGTCATCTGCAACGGAG GAGTGGAGCCCGGCGTCGTCTTTATTGGCTTCCTCCTGGTGGTTTTGATGGGGCTGACAGGGGCCTTCCTGGCCCATTATTTTAG GCACCGGCTACTTCACATCCAAATGGTCTCCGGCCCCAACAAGATCATCCTGACTCTGGATGACGTCACCTTCCTCCCCCCGCAGAGGAGCAGCTCTCGGAAG GTGGCCCAGGGGAGTCGATGGAGTCTGGCCGCCCGCAGCTTGTCAGACATTCGCAGCATCCACAGCCAGAGCCCGGATTACACCAACATTGGCCTCTATGAG GGAGACTGGGTTTGGCTGAAGAAATTCCCGGGGGAACAGCACATAGCTATCCGCCCAGCGACCAAGATGGCCTTCTCCAAG atcCGGGAGCTCCGGCATGAGAACGTGGCTCTCTACCTGGGGCTCTTCCTGGCGGGGGGAGCTGGCGGTGCCGCGGCCCCCGGGGAAGGGATGCTGGCTGTGGTCTCAGAGCACTGTGCCCGTGGCTCCCTCCAAGACCTCCTCGCTCAGAGAGACATAAAGCTGGACTGGATGTTCAAGTCCTCCCTCCTACTGGACCTCATCAAG GGAATAAGGTATCTGCACCATCGAGGCGTGGCCCACGGGCGGCTGAAGTCACGGAACTGCGTGGTGGACGGGAGGTTCGTGCTTAAAGTCACCGACCACGGTCATGGGCGACTGCTGGAAGCGCAGAGGGTGTTACCGGAGCCTCCCAGCGCGGAGG ACCAGCTATGGACAGCCCCGGAGCTGCTTCGGGACCCGGCCCTGGAGCGCCGGGGAACGCTGGCCGGCGACGTCTTCAGTCTGGGCATCATCATGCAAGAGGTCGTGTGCCGCAGCGCCCCTTACGCCATGCTGGAGCTGACTCCCGAGG AAGTGGTGAAGAGGGTACAGAGCCCCCCTCCGCTGTGTCGGCCCTCGGTGTCCATGGACCAGGCGCCCATGGAGTGCATCCAGCTGATGAAACAGTGCTGGGCAGAGCAGCCGGAACTTCGGCCCTCCATGGACCGCACCTTCGAGCTg TTCAAGAGCATCAACAAGGGCCGGAAGATGAACATCATTGACTCGATGCTGCGGATGCTGGAGCAGTACTCCAGCAACCTGGAGGACCTGATCCGGGAGCGCACtgaggagctggagctggaaaAGCAGAAGACAGACCGGCTGCTCACACAGATGCTGCCTCC GTCTGTGGCTGAGGCGCTGAAGATGGGGACACCTGTGGAGCCCGAGTATTTCGAGGAGGTGACACTGTACTTCAGTGACATTGTGGGTTTCACCACCATCTCAGCCATGAGTGAGCCCATCGAAGTGGTGGACCTGCTCAATGACCTCTACACGCTCTTTGACGCCATCATCGGCTCCCATGATGTCTACAAG GTGGAGACAATCGGGGACGCCTATATGGTGGCCTCAGGGCTGCCCCAACGGAACGGGCAGCGGCATGCAGCAGAGATCGCCAACATGGCTCTGGACATCCTCAGTGCCGTGGGCACCTTCCGCATGCGGCACATGCCCGAGGTGCCCGTGCGCATCCGCATCGGCCTGCACTCGG GCCCGTGCGTGGCGGGCGTGGTGGGCCTCACCATGCCGCGGTACTGCCTGTTTGGGGACACGGTCAACACCGCCTCGCGCATGGAGTCCACCGGGCTGC CTTACCGCATCCACGTGAACCGGAGCACCGTGGAGATTCTCTGCGCCCTAAACGAGGGCTTCCAGACCGAGGTGCGGGGTCGCACGGAGCTGAAG GGCAAGGGCTGCGAGGAAACGTACTGGCTGGTGGGCAGACGCGGCTTCGACAAGCCCATCCCCAAACCGCCTGACCTGCAACCGGG GGCCAGCAACCACGGCATCAGCTTGCAGAGTATCCCGCCTGAGCGCCGCCAGAAGCTGGAGAAGGCGAGGCCGGGCCAGTTTTCCGGAAAGTGA